A genomic stretch from Thauera sp. GDN1 includes:
- a CDS encoding ATP-binding protein has translation MITRAIGLRLGHWVSCVCRCCAALIAAAAIHPAIAGHPPASDSPRLLDLAVLEDPAGTLTPGAAAAHEGWRPSPKGLSAGYSDSVWWLRFAVAQAAPGHPHVVLRLKPHFVDELRLYRVTDGPDASWPVEVAGDSLPARARPLAGLAPAFLLDDGQMPVQHYLLRLQTTSAATLALALMDEHDYLHVLEREAWLTGVDLGLQAVLLLLLAVQWWATRSRLAGFVLLAVAAHFVWRNNVNGLMAATLWADWPWMADLGVKLGVYLSSAAVVAVVYALRDALGLPRALRALLVGFMLLSVAAMALALGGVFTAVVRLYLPLGLALYVFLLVVLARNRSLPPRRRRLALAGFGVYAAVAAATVASLVVPGISPARTAALMYISTLAYVGTLAGAHALLRRQQTEAEAELRADLRARMAELGAREQAAREQGDLLRMLAHELKTPLAVTRMATDALRTLLPATPPPVAQRLTRIDSAAVNMNALVEKCLLLERVEGFSRLQRQRCHLGELVSDVVADCRAPERVHTDIAPAQWPEVWVDCDPDLLRIAVANLLDNALKYAPPDTPVAVRTRAGDDMVHIEVHNEGPPVPAEDLARLFDRFWRARESEGIPGVGLGLYLVRMIMRLHGGDAMARSAAGEGTTVGVRLRG, from the coding sequence ATGATCACCCGCGCCATCGGCCTGCGCCTCGGCCACTGGGTGAGCTGCGTCTGCCGCTGCTGCGCGGCGCTGATCGCCGCTGCGGCGATCCACCCTGCCATCGCCGGACACCCGCCCGCGAGCGACAGCCCGCGCCTGCTCGACCTCGCGGTGCTCGAAGACCCCGCCGGCACGCTGACCCCGGGCGCGGCCGCGGCGCACGAGGGCTGGCGCCCGAGCCCGAAGGGACTGAGCGCCGGCTACAGCGATTCGGTGTGGTGGCTGCGCTTCGCGGTGGCGCAGGCCGCGCCGGGGCACCCGCACGTGGTGCTGCGGCTGAAGCCGCACTTCGTGGACGAGCTGCGTCTGTACCGCGTCACCGACGGCCCCGACGCGAGCTGGCCGGTGGAGGTGGCGGGCGATAGCCTGCCAGCGCGCGCGCGCCCGCTAGCCGGGCTGGCGCCGGCCTTCCTGCTCGACGACGGCCAGATGCCCGTCCAGCACTATCTGCTGCGCCTGCAAACCACCAGTGCGGCCACGCTGGCGCTGGCGCTGATGGACGAGCACGACTACCTGCATGTGCTGGAGCGCGAGGCCTGGCTGACCGGCGTGGATCTGGGCTTGCAGGCGGTGCTTTTGCTGCTGCTGGCGGTGCAGTGGTGGGCGACGCGCAGCCGGCTGGCCGGGTTCGTGCTGCTGGCGGTGGCGGCGCACTTTGTCTGGCGCAACAACGTCAACGGGCTGATGGCGGCGACGCTGTGGGCCGACTGGCCGTGGATGGCCGACCTGGGGGTGAAGCTGGGCGTGTACCTGTCGAGCGCGGCGGTGGTGGCGGTGGTGTATGCGCTGCGCGACGCGTTGGGGCTGCCGCGGGCGCTGCGGGCGCTGCTGGTGGGCTTCATGCTGCTGTCGGTGGCGGCAATGGCGCTGGCGCTGGGCGGGGTGTTTACCGCGGTGGTGCGCCTCTACCTGCCGCTGGGGCTGGCGCTGTACGTCTTCCTGCTGGTGGTGCTGGCGCGCAACCGCAGCCTGCCGCCGCGCCGGCGCCGGCTGGCGCTGGCCGGCTTCGGGGTGTATGCCGCGGTGGCCGCGGCGACGGTGGCCAGCCTGGTGGTGCCGGGCATCTCGCCCGCCCGCACCGCGGCCCTGATGTACATCAGCACCCTGGCCTATGTGGGCACGCTCGCCGGCGCCCACGCCCTGCTGCGCCGCCAGCAGACCGAGGCCGAGGCCGAGCTGCGGGCCGACCTGCGCGCGCGCATGGCCGAGCTGGGCGCCCGCGAGCAGGCCGCGCGCGAGCAGGGCGACCTGCTGCGCATGCTGGCACACGAGCTCAAGACGCCTCTGGCGGTGACCCGCATGGCCACCGACGCCTTGCGCACGTTGCTGCCGGCCACGCCGCCACCGGTGGCGCAACGCCTGACGCGCATCGACAGCGCCGCCGTCAACATGAACGCGCTGGTGGAAAAGTGCCTGCTGCTCGAGCGCGTGGAGGGTTTCTCGCGCCTGCAGCGCCAGCGCTGCCACCTGGGCGAACTGGTGAGCGACGTGGTGGCCGACTGCCGCGCGCCCGAGCGCGTGCACACCGACATCGCGCCGGCGCAGTGGCCCGAGGTGTGGGTGGATTGCGACCCCGACCTGCTGCGCATCGCGGTGGCCAACCTGCTGGATAACGCCTTGAAGTACGCGCCGCCCGACACCCCGGTGGCGGTGCGCACCCGCGCCGGCGACGACATGGTGCACATCGAGGTGCACAACGAAGGCCCGCCCGTGCCAGCCGAAGACCTCGCCCGCCTCTTCGACCGCTTCTGGCGCGCCCGCGAGAGCGAGGGGATTCCCGGCGTTGGGCTGGGGCTGTACCTGGTGCGCATGATCATGCGGCTGCACGGCGGCGACGCCATGGCGCGCTCGGCGGCGGGCGAAGGGACGACGGTGGGGGTGAGGCTGCGGGGGTGA
- a CDS encoding response regulator transcription factor, which yields MKIVVLEDYVDLLQELVFMLQHAGHEVRGARCIAELEGVLEGFQPDVLLLDADLPDGDGLALAAQLSAASALGIVMLSGKGSAEHRVRALNCGIDHYLTKPTGRDELLAVLERLYRRIEPRVAPAAAAVAFAGWTLDLSRQALLDPSGTQLRLTPGELVLLEPLMRAAGRPVERTSLIAALGEDAGDYDHRRLEVRISRLRSKLRAASGEPVPLRAQWGAGYVFTATCRVLAAPSAAP from the coding sequence ATGAAGATCGTCGTCTTGGAGGACTATGTCGACCTGCTGCAGGAGCTGGTGTTCATGCTCCAGCACGCAGGCCACGAGGTCAGGGGGGCGAGGTGCATCGCCGAACTGGAAGGCGTGCTCGAAGGCTTCCAGCCCGACGTGCTCTTGCTCGACGCGGATCTACCCGACGGCGATGGCCTGGCGCTCGCCGCGCAGTTGAGCGCGGCCTCGGCATTGGGGATCGTGATGCTGTCGGGAAAGGGCTCGGCCGAGCACCGGGTACGGGCACTGAACTGCGGCATCGACCATTACCTGACCAAGCCCACCGGGCGCGACGAGCTCCTGGCGGTGCTCGAGCGCCTTTACCGGCGGATCGAGCCACGGGTCGCGCCCGCCGCAGCCGCAGTCGCGTTCGCGGGCTGGACGCTGGACCTGTCGCGGCAAGCCCTGCTGGATCCCAGCGGCACGCAGCTGCGGTTGACTCCCGGCGAGCTCGTCCTGCTCGAACCCTTGATGCGCGCGGCGGGGCGGCCGGTGGAGCGGACAAGCCTGATCGCCGCGCTTGGCGAGGACGCCGGCGACTACGACCATCGTCGCCTCGAAGTGCGCATCAGTCGCTTGCGCAGCAAGCTGCGCGCCGCATCGGGTGAGCCCGTGCCGCTACGCGCGCAGTGGGGCGCCGGCTACGTGTTCACGGCCACCTGCCGCGTGCTCGCCGCGCCCTCCGCCGCACCATGA
- a CDS encoding TolC family protein, giving the protein MRQFRTASSPSKPRLRPLGILLTIGALFLPSAGMTADLTLEEALVTAVTGHPSVAARQSEREAAGARLEGAEWGRFPSLSAQHGTDQSGRRFTTARVEQPLWTGGVITGQIDGAQAGVRGADASVVESQQEIMTRVVAAFSELGRVRARQVAAQSNVKEHERLAALIARRVSSEVSPASDGVLAQARLSQARAELTQLEALEARARSTLAQAISRDVDGIELPGQRMLGYPSLSIATDAALDFSPALRRLTAEEEAAAAEVTVRRGNTRPKVVARYDRTFGNQSLEGDQFFVAVEYQTGAGLSSLSSVREAEARKNATRLAREAARRDLVDGVASDWADMETLGRQTRDLRAQVDSTTAVFDSFVRQYAVGRKSWIDVLNAQREAAQARYALADAEWGALRATLRLQLATGELQAVTLLDRSAQAQAENASN; this is encoded by the coding sequence GTGCGCCAGTTTCGAACTGCATCCAGCCCGTCCAAGCCCCGGCTCCGCCCGCTGGGAATCTTGCTGACCATTGGCGCCCTGTTCCTGCCCAGCGCGGGCATGACCGCAGACCTGACACTCGAGGAGGCCCTCGTTACCGCGGTGACGGGCCATCCGTCCGTCGCCGCACGGCAGAGCGAGCGTGAGGCCGCCGGGGCGCGGCTCGAGGGGGCGGAATGGGGACGTTTCCCGTCTCTGTCCGCCCAGCACGGCACGGATCAGTCCGGTCGCCGATTCACCACCGCGCGCGTCGAACAACCGCTGTGGACGGGCGGGGTGATCACTGGCCAGATCGATGGCGCCCAGGCCGGGGTGCGCGGAGCCGACGCCTCGGTGGTGGAGTCGCAGCAGGAGATCATGACCCGTGTGGTCGCCGCCTTCAGCGAGCTGGGCCGGGTGCGCGCGCGTCAGGTTGCGGCGCAATCGAACGTGAAGGAACACGAACGGCTCGCCGCCCTGATCGCACGCCGCGTGAGCAGTGAAGTGAGCCCCGCGAGCGATGGCGTGCTGGCGCAGGCCCGACTGTCGCAGGCGCGCGCCGAGCTGACCCAGCTCGAGGCCCTGGAAGCGCGCGCAAGATCGACGCTCGCCCAGGCCATCTCGCGCGACGTCGACGGCATCGAGCTGCCCGGGCAGCGAATGCTGGGCTACCCCTCGCTCAGCATTGCCACCGACGCCGCGCTCGACTTCTCGCCGGCCCTGCGGCGCCTGACGGCAGAGGAAGAGGCCGCGGCTGCCGAGGTCACCGTGCGGCGCGGCAACACGCGCCCCAAGGTGGTGGCGCGCTACGACCGCACCTTTGGCAACCAGAGCCTGGAAGGCGACCAGTTCTTCGTGGCGGTGGAGTACCAGACCGGCGCTGGCCTCTCGAGCCTCAGCTCGGTCCGTGAGGCGGAGGCGCGGAAGAACGCCACGCGCCTCGCGCGCGAGGCGGCACGCCGCGACCTGGTGGACGGGGTCGCATCCGACTGGGCAGACATGGAGACGCTCGGACGGCAAACCCGAGACCTGCGGGCGCAGGTGGACTCGACCACCGCCGTGTTCGACTCGTTCGTGCGCCAGTACGCGGTAGGCCGCAAGAGCTGGATCGACGTGCTGAACGCCCAGCGCGAAGCCGCGCAGGCCCGCTACGCGCTGGCCGATGCCGAGTGGGGCGCCTTGCGCGCCACCCTGCGCCTGCAGCTCGCCACCGGTGAGCTGCAGGCCGTCACCCTGCTCGACCGCAGCGCCCAGGCACAGGCAGAAAATGCAAGCAACTAA
- a CDS encoding response regulator transcription factor, translating into MKIIVVEDNVDLLQEMMFMLQHYGHSVRGATCGEDLDRQIADARPDMVVLDVGLPGEDGFAIAERLHRLQPAPGVVMLTARASVEDRVQGLRFGADHYLVKPVDRRELLAVLDRVHLRVRGGDARAVVEADPVASVRDDANAREQRDTARPAAAALSWALDGAQLRIASPLGETVELSAREHQLLLALVRAGGRPVARSVLLKALGRGDGEADERALEVKVSRLRKKLRDINAGEAPLRAEWGAGYVFAERCRVITR; encoded by the coding sequence ATGAAAATCATCGTCGTCGAAGACAACGTCGATCTGCTGCAGGAGATGATGTTCATGCTGCAGCATTACGGGCACTCGGTACGCGGGGCGACCTGTGGCGAAGATCTCGACCGGCAGATTGCCGACGCGCGGCCCGACATGGTGGTGCTGGACGTGGGGCTGCCGGGGGAGGACGGCTTCGCGATCGCCGAGCGCCTGCACCGGTTGCAGCCGGCGCCGGGCGTGGTGATGCTGACAGCGCGCGCCTCGGTGGAGGACCGCGTCCAAGGGCTGAGGTTTGGTGCAGATCATTACCTGGTGAAGCCGGTTGACCGGCGCGAGCTGCTGGCTGTGCTGGACCGGGTGCATCTGCGCGTGCGAGGCGGCGACGCGCGCGCAGTTGTCGAGGCGGACCCGGTTGCAAGCGTGCGCGACGACGCGAACGCGCGCGAGCAGCGCGATACCGCACGCCCCGCGGCAGCGGCCCTGAGCTGGGCGCTCGATGGCGCGCAGTTGCGGATCGCCAGCCCACTGGGAGAAACGGTCGAACTGAGTGCCCGCGAGCACCAGTTGCTGCTCGCACTGGTGCGCGCGGGCGGCCGTCCGGTGGCCCGCAGTGTGCTGCTAAAGGCCCTTGGCCGCGGGGATGGCGAGGCCGATGAACGCGCGCTGGAGGTGAAGGTGAGCCGCCTGCGCAAGAAGCTGCGCGACATCAATGCCGGCGAAGCCCCGCTGCGCGCGGAATGGGGCGCCGGCTACGTGTTTGCCGAGCGCTGCCGGGTGATCACACGCTAA
- a CDS encoding polysaccharide biosynthesis tyrosine autokinase: MTSESKPLAPAPAYRFASKPDDDGAGLDLLGVGRTLWARKGSILFLVLIVSMAATLWALSLTPIYRAQATLLIEPRASRVMSIEQIYGVEGSGGEFLQTQVELLQSRGLAERVVRELDLINHPAFQPAAAPASRWALPSPAAMMAWARERLDFLPLTLPEEIAPVETPSEIDAMVARRDAIARALQGAIQVERLRGTQVVGVAVEMADARLAARVANAVTRGYIDSQLEARMAMSMSATNWMNERLEELRASLRQAEDALQRFREGQDLVDVQGVATVATSELSMTGTRLNEAQRKRAEMENEYRQIQSARASGFDALLAVPTLLYNPLVQQAATAESKARAKVDELAQRYGPRHPTMEAAAGELERTRASLREQVNQVVAGIERNYQLALANERALSSAFNATKSEIQDISRKEFRLRELQREVDANRALYDTFLGRLKETNATSDLEPANARIVDQAVVPETPVRPRKSTIVGGAALLALALGIGLALLLEKLNNTFKSTEDVENALNLPVLGILPRVKTRDRSESLALFASPKHKSFAESVRTVRTGLLLALRERKHVRVVVTSAVPGEGKTTAAANLALALGQLGRVLLVEADMRRPTMARAFGLPPGSPGLANLLADTATTKDALHHLDGFDLIPAGTVPPDPLKLIATPLFEELITLLTKGYDYVIIDTPPTQAVSDAVVLASAADAVIYVVKSDNTPIPVVAKGVGQLLQNHAVLSGVVLNQVDVARAQRYGYRYGGYYDYYGYHGSKS; this comes from the coding sequence ATGACCTCCGAAAGCAAGCCTCTGGCGCCGGCGCCAGCCTACCGATTCGCGAGCAAGCCCGATGACGACGGCGCCGGGCTCGACCTGCTGGGTGTGGGTCGAACGCTGTGGGCGCGCAAAGGCTCGATCCTCTTCCTGGTGCTGATCGTGAGCATGGCGGCGACGCTGTGGGCGCTGTCACTGACGCCGATCTACCGTGCGCAGGCCACCCTGCTGATCGAGCCGCGCGCCTCGCGGGTGATGTCGATCGAGCAGATCTATGGCGTGGAGGGTTCGGGCGGCGAGTTCCTGCAGACGCAGGTCGAGCTGCTGCAGTCGCGCGGGCTCGCCGAGCGCGTGGTGCGCGAGCTGGACCTGATCAACCACCCGGCGTTTCAGCCCGCGGCAGCGCCGGCATCGCGCTGGGCGCTGCCCTCGCCTGCGGCGATGATGGCCTGGGCGCGCGAGCGGCTCGACTTCTTGCCGCTGACCTTGCCGGAGGAGATCGCACCGGTCGAGACGCCGTCCGAGATCGACGCGATGGTGGCGCGGCGGGACGCGATTGCCCGTGCCCTGCAGGGGGCGATCCAGGTCGAGCGCCTGCGCGGCACGCAGGTGGTGGGCGTGGCGGTGGAGATGGCCGACGCGCGGCTGGCCGCGCGGGTGGCGAACGCGGTGACGCGCGGCTACATCGACAGCCAGCTCGAGGCGCGCATGGCGATGTCGATGTCGGCCACGAACTGGATGAACGAGCGCCTGGAGGAGCTGCGCGCGAGCTTGCGCCAGGCCGAGGACGCGCTGCAACGCTTTCGCGAGGGACAGGACCTGGTCGACGTGCAGGGCGTGGCCACCGTGGCCACCAGCGAGCTGTCGATGACCGGCACCCGGCTGAACGAGGCGCAGCGCAAGCGCGCGGAGATGGAGAACGAGTACCGCCAGATCCAGAGCGCGCGCGCGAGCGGCTTCGACGCGCTGCTGGCGGTGCCCACCCTGCTGTACAACCCGCTGGTGCAGCAGGCCGCCACCGCCGAATCCAAAGCGCGCGCGAAGGTCGATGAGCTGGCCCAGCGCTACGGCCCGCGCCACCCGACCATGGAGGCGGCGGCCGGCGAGCTCGAGCGCACGCGCGCCAGCCTTCGCGAGCAGGTGAATCAGGTGGTGGCGGGCATCGAGCGCAATTACCAGCTCGCGCTGGCCAACGAACGCGCCCTGTCGTCGGCCTTCAATGCGACCAAGTCCGAGATCCAGGACATCTCGCGCAAGGAGTTCCGCCTGCGCGAGTTGCAGCGCGAGGTGGACGCCAACCGCGCGCTGTACGACACCTTCCTCGGCCGCCTCAAGGAAACCAACGCCACCTCCGACCTCGAGCCCGCCAACGCGCGCATCGTGGACCAGGCGGTGGTGCCCGAGACCCCGGTGCGCCCGCGCAAGAGCACCATCGTCGGTGGCGCGGCGCTGCTGGCGCTGGCGCTGGGGATCGGCCTGGCCCTGCTGCTGGAGAAGCTGAACAACACCTTCAAGAGCACGGAGGACGTCGAGAACGCGCTGAACCTGCCGGTGCTGGGCATCCTGCCGCGGGTGAAGACGCGCGACCGCAGCGAGTCGCTGGCGCTGTTCGCCTCGCCCAAGCACAAGAGCTTTGCCGAGTCGGTGCGGACGGTGCGAACCGGCCTGTTGCTGGCCTTGCGCGAGCGCAAGCACGTGCGGGTGGTGGTGACCTCGGCCGTGCCCGGCGAGGGCAAGACGACCGCCGCGGCGAACCTGGCCCTGGCGCTGGGCCAGCTCGGGCGCGTGCTGCTGGTGGAGGCCGACATGCGACGCCCGACCATGGCGCGTGCCTTTGGGCTGCCGCCGGGCTCCCCCGGGCTGGCCAACCTGCTGGCCGACACCGCGACGACCAAGGACGCGCTGCACCATCTCGACGGCTTCGATCTGATTCCCGCAGGGACGGTCCCGCCCGACCCGCTCAAGCTGATCGCGACCCCGCTGTTCGAAGAGCTGATCACCCTGCTGACCAAGGGCTACGACTACGTGATCATCGACACGCCGCCGACGCAGGCGGTGAGCGACGCGGTGGTGCTGGCGAGCGCGGCCGATGCGGTGATCTACGTCGTGAAGTCTGACAACACCCCGATTCCGGTGGTGGCCAAGGGGGTCGGCCAGTTGCTGCAGAACCATGCGGTGCTGTCGGGCGTGGTCCTGAACCAGGTGGATGTGGCCCGCGCCCAACGCTACGGCTACCGCTATGGCGGCTACTACGACTACTACGGCTACCACGGGAGCAAGAGCTGA
- a CDS encoding CpsB/CapC family capsule biosynthesis tyrosine phosphatase, translating to MYDVHCHLLPGLDDGAADLEEGLALARLAVADGITHAVCTPHIHPGRHDNTAAGIRAACDAFRAALAAQGIALRVAAAAEVRASLECLADLQAGALPFVGQLEGRPVLLLEFPHGELPYGAERITEHILAQGVLPLIAHPERNKTMIRDPRRILPFVRQGCLLQLTAGALIGRFGGACSALSQAWIDDGRVFVVASDAHNLDHRPPLLSAARAYLVQGYGVEAADRLLVDNPALLTRALFA from the coding sequence ATGTACGACGTACATTGCCACCTGCTGCCGGGCCTGGACGACGGCGCCGCCGACCTCGAAGAGGGGCTCGCGCTCGCCCGGCTGGCGGTGGCCGACGGGATCACCCACGCGGTGTGCACGCCGCACATCCACCCCGGCCGCCACGACAACACCGCGGCCGGCATCCGCGCGGCCTGCGACGCGTTTCGCGCGGCCCTGGCGGCACAGGGCATCGCCTTGCGCGTGGCCGCGGCCGCGGAGGTGCGGGCCTCGCTCGAGTGCCTCGCGGATCTGCAGGCGGGCGCCCTGCCCTTCGTCGGCCAGCTCGAAGGCCGGCCGGTGCTGCTGCTGGAGTTTCCGCATGGCGAGCTGCCCTACGGCGCCGAACGCATCACCGAGCACATCCTGGCGCAAGGCGTGCTGCCGCTGATCGCCCACCCCGAGCGCAACAAGACGATGATTCGCGACCCGCGCCGGATCCTGCCCTTCGTGCGTCAGGGTTGCCTGCTGCAGCTGACCGCGGGCGCGCTCATCGGCCGCTTCGGCGGCGCGTGCAGCGCGCTGAGCCAGGCGTGGATCGACGACGGGCGCGTCTTCGTCGTCGCCAGCGATGCGCACAACCTCGACCATCGCCCGCCGCTGCTGTCGGCGGCGCGCGCGTACCTGGTCCAAGGCTATGGCGTGGAGGCTGCCGACAGGCTGCTGGTGGACAACCCGGCGCTGCTGACGCGCGCGCTGTTCGCGTGA
- a CDS encoding polysaccharide biosynthesis/export family protein, whose translation MFRGLEDTRWMATRFFVFVLALAAVFAGSAAHATDAADPQYRLAAGDEIRVTVFGEPDLTVNEVRLTEAGMFSFPFLGLLKAEGLTAPELERVIGDKLRGDYLVDPRVTVSVLKYREFYISGEVSRTGAYPYQSGLTVRRATTLAGGLTERASERRITIIREGATGREPERATMDTEVRPGDTISIGQGFF comes from the coding sequence ATGTTCAGGGGCCTCGAGGACACGCGCTGGATGGCGACGAGATTTTTTGTGTTCGTGCTGGCGCTGGCCGCGGTGTTCGCGGGCAGCGCCGCGCACGCCACCGATGCGGCCGATCCGCAGTACCGCCTGGCGGCCGGCGACGAGATCCGGGTGACGGTGTTCGGCGAGCCTGACCTGACCGTCAACGAGGTGCGCCTGACCGAGGCGGGGATGTTCTCGTTTCCGTTTCTCGGCCTGTTGAAGGCCGAGGGGCTGACCGCGCCCGAGCTCGAACGCGTGATCGGCGACAAGCTGCGCGGAGACTACCTGGTGGATCCGCGGGTGACCGTTTCGGTTCTGAAGTACCGCGAGTTCTACATCAGCGGCGAGGTCTCGCGCACCGGCGCCTACCCCTACCAGTCGGGGCTGACGGTGCGGCGGGCGACCACGCTCGCGGGCGGGCTGACCGAGCGCGCCTCCGAGCGCCGCATCACCATCATCCGCGAAGGCGCGACGGGCCGCGAACCCGAGCGCGCCACCATGGACACCGAGGTCCGCCCCGGTGACACGATCTCCATTGGCCAGGGCTTCTTCTGA
- a CDS encoding type I secretion system permease/ATPase, with product MQATKQPSPASEGDALAIALSRLASLQGHAVPWHRFSMMSETADGTPLGDLPPARRAQELWRARFPAGEIREQALPLNPGDAPALWIGDRAPHSDGADHGPALLIVRGALSSGALSCTDIDGSVCELAAEAVRKGLLLVLRADEPADEAPASARAESAPKGRSAAQWFRHAIYKRKRVFFEGAMATLTVNVIGLTTSFYTMQVYDRVVPTQGYSTLWVLSFGVVMAIAIELTMRQVRNRLVDRGCKAIDEELSSVFFGHALAIRMDRRPRTVGTFASQIRHFESVRNFMTASTLFVLADAPFAILFIVVIWLIAGPVAIVPAIFFPAAVLAGLAFSGRLARLTEAHMEESNRKNGLLIEAVDGIESVKAASAEWKMLDRWRTLTNTLARDEVAMKDITTLSANLTQTLQQLSYVGLVCAGAFAIGNGDLTVGGLIACTIISGRALGPIAQVSGLIVQWQHARVALKALDGIMAMPADTEPGERRVVPDHCQGRVRMEALRFGYTQDAPALAVDALRVQPGERVAVLGAVGSGKSTLIKVLSGLFRPTEGRVFLDDVDMAHLAPEFIREHVGYLPQDVRLFQGTLRENLALGLPSPTDEQILDAARLTGLDRLIAGHPKGLGIEISEGGRGLSGGQRQLVGITRLVLARPRVMLLDEPTASMDPQLEDHVAERVFGHRPQDTTLVVVTHKMGMLRHFSRIVVLERGRIVADGPRDDILRRMREGAQHAQAQAQAQAQHGPQVRHMRPGTPAAPQPVQTQPTAAVNS from the coding sequence ATGCAAGCAACTAAGCAGCCTTCTCCCGCATCGGAAGGCGACGCTCTGGCGATCGCGCTGTCGCGCCTGGCCTCGCTGCAGGGCCACGCGGTTCCCTGGCACCGGTTCTCGATGATGTCCGAGACCGCCGACGGCACGCCGCTCGGCGACCTGCCGCCCGCGCGTCGCGCCCAGGAGTTGTGGCGTGCGCGTTTCCCTGCCGGCGAGATCCGCGAGCAGGCCCTGCCGCTGAACCCCGGCGATGCACCGGCGCTGTGGATCGGCGACCGCGCCCCACATTCGGACGGTGCGGACCACGGCCCCGCGCTGCTGATCGTGCGCGGCGCGCTGTCGAGCGGCGCCCTGAGCTGCACCGACATCGACGGCAGCGTGTGCGAGCTGGCGGCGGAGGCCGTGCGCAAGGGGCTGTTGCTGGTGCTGCGTGCCGACGAACCCGCCGACGAAGCCCCCGCCAGCGCACGCGCCGAATCCGCCCCCAAGGGCCGCAGCGCGGCACAGTGGTTCCGCCACGCCATCTACAAGCGCAAGCGCGTGTTCTTCGAAGGCGCGATGGCCACACTGACGGTCAACGTGATCGGGCTGACAACGTCCTTCTACACCATGCAGGTGTACGACCGCGTGGTACCCACCCAGGGCTACTCCACCTTATGGGTGCTGAGCTTTGGCGTGGTGATGGCGATCGCGATCGAGCTAACAATGCGCCAGGTCCGCAACCGCCTCGTCGATCGCGGCTGCAAGGCCATCGACGAGGAGCTGTCGAGCGTGTTCTTCGGCCACGCGCTGGCGATCCGCATGGACCGGCGCCCGCGCACGGTAGGCACGTTTGCGTCGCAGATCCGGCACTTCGAGTCGGTGCGCAACTTCATGACCGCATCCACGCTGTTCGTGCTGGCCGACGCGCCCTTCGCCATCCTGTTCATCGTCGTGATCTGGCTGATCGCCGGGCCGGTGGCGATCGTGCCGGCGATCTTCTTCCCTGCGGCGGTGCTGGCCGGCCTCGCATTCAGCGGACGGCTCGCGCGCCTGACCGAAGCGCACATGGAGGAGTCGAACCGCAAGAACGGCCTGCTGATCGAGGCGGTGGATGGCATCGAGTCGGTGAAGGCGGCGTCGGCCGAATGGAAGATGCTCGACCGCTGGCGCACGCTCACCAACACCCTGGCGCGCGACGAGGTGGCGATGAAGGACATCACCACGCTGTCGGCCAACCTCACCCAGACCTTGCAGCAGTTGAGCTACGTCGGCCTGGTGTGCGCCGGCGCCTTCGCCATCGGCAACGGCGACCTCACCGTGGGCGGCCTGATCGCTTGCACCATCATCAGCGGCCGTGCGCTGGGGCCGATCGCTCAGGTGTCCGGCCTGATCGTGCAGTGGCAGCACGCGCGCGTCGCGCTGAAGGCGCTCGACGGCATCATGGCGATGCCGGCCGACACCGAGCCCGGCGAGCGCCGCGTGGTGCCCGACCACTGCCAGGGCCGCGTGCGCATGGAGGCCCTGCGCTTCGGCTACACCCAGGACGCGCCGGCACTGGCCGTGGATGCGCTGCGTGTGCAACCGGGCGAGCGGGTGGCCGTGCTGGGCGCGGTGGGCTCGGGCAAGAGCACGCTCATCAAGGTGCTGTCGGGCCTATTCCGCCCCACCGAGGGCCGCGTGTTTCTCGACGACGTCGACATGGCACACCTCGCACCCGAGTTCATCCGCGAGCACGTGGGCTATCTGCCGCAGGACGTGCGCCTGTTTCAGGGCACGCTGCGCGAGAATCTGGCGCTGGGCCTGCCCTCCCCCACCGACGAGCAGATCCTCGACGCCGCACGCCTCACCGGGCTGGACCGCCTGATCGCCGGCCACCCCAAGGGCCTGGGCATCGAGATCAGCGAGGGGGGGCGCGGCCTGTCGGGCGGCCAGCGCCAGCTCGTGGGCATCACCCGCCTGGTGCTTGCGCGCCCGCGCGTGATGCTGCTCGACGAGCCCACCGCGTCGATGGACCCGCAGCTCGAGGACCACGTGGCCGAACGCGTCTTCGGCCACCGTCCGCAGGACACCACCCTGGTCGTCGTCACCCACAAGATGGGCATGCTGCGCCACTTCAGCCGCATCGTCGTCCTCGAGCGCGGCCGCATCGTCGCCGACGGACCGCGCGACGACATCCTGCGTCGCATGCGTGAAGGCGCCCAGCACGCCCAAGCCCAGGCACAGGCACAAGCGCAGCACGGACCGCAGGTTCGGCACATGCGGCCCGGAACGCCGGCCGCGCCGCAGCCTGTGCAAACTCAACCTACTGCCGCAGTCAATTCATGA